In Chryseobacterium gleum, a single genomic region encodes these proteins:
- the ruvB gene encoding Holliday junction branch migration DNA helicase RuvB, with product MPDFLHPDKENYSREELMQEEQIRPQSFKDFAGQRKTLENLEVFVTAAKRRGGALDHVLLHGPPGLGKTTLANIIANELGVNCKITSGPVLDKPGSLAGLLTNLEENDVLFIDEIHRLSPVVEEYLYSAMEDYKIDIMLETGPNARSVQIGLNPFTLVGATTRSGMLTKPMLARFGIQSRLEYYSIELLSMIIQRSARVLGVIIYEDAAIEIARRSRGTPRIANALLRRVRDFAEIKGNGEIEIKITKYALDSLNVDEFGLDEMDNKIMRVMIENFKGKPVGISALATSIGENPETLEEVYEPFLIQEGFIIRTPRGREVTDKAYRHLNITRPKNPGELF from the coding sequence ATGCCAGATTTTTTACATCCAGATAAGGAAAACTACTCACGAGAGGAGCTGATGCAGGAAGAGCAGATCCGTCCCCAGAGCTTTAAAGATTTTGCGGGACAGAGAAAAACGCTGGAAAATCTTGAGGTCTTTGTTACTGCCGCGAAGAGACGTGGCGGAGCTCTGGATCATGTTTTATTGCATGGCCCGCCGGGGCTTGGAAAAACTACTTTAGCCAATATTATCGCCAATGAATTGGGAGTAAACTGCAAGATTACTTCTGGTCCTGTATTGGATAAACCTGGAAGTTTAGCCGGTTTATTGACCAATCTGGAAGAAAATGATGTGCTTTTTATTGACGAGATTCACCGCCTTTCTCCTGTTGTAGAGGAATATCTGTATTCTGCAATGGAAGACTACAAGATTGATATTATGCTGGAAACAGGTCCCAATGCCAGAAGCGTACAGATTGGATTAAATCCTTTTACTTTGGTAGGAGCTACTACAAGAAGTGGTATGCTTACCAAACCAATGCTTGCCCGATTTGGGATTCAAAGCAGGCTGGAATATTATTCTATTGAACTTCTGTCTATGATTATTCAGAGAAGTGCAAGAGTTCTGGGAGTCATCATTTATGAAGATGCAGCCATTGAGATTGCAAGAAGAAGCCGCGGAACTCCGAGGATTGCGAATGCATTGCTGAGAAGGGTACGTGATTTCGCTGAAATAAAAGGAAATGGTGAAATTGAGATTAAGATCACTAAATATGCGCTGGACTCTCTGAATGTGGATGAATTTGGTCTGGATGAGATGGACAATAAGATCATGCGTGTTATGATTGAAAATTTTAAAGGAAAGCCTGTTGGTATTTCTGCCCTGGCAACATCCATTGGTGAAAATCCGGAAACACTGGAAGAGGTTTACGAACCTTTTCTGATTCAGGAAGGATTTATTATCCGGACTCCGAGAGGAAGAGAAGTTACGGACAAAGCCTACAGACATCTGAATATTACAAGACCTAAAAACCCGGGAGAGCTATTTTAA
- a CDS encoding FMN-binding negative transcriptional regulator encodes MFIPKLYKSEDYNLMREIIRENSFALLISSVDKIRATHSMMMLNEDDPENIYIETHISRANPQAKTLKNGDEVLCDFLGAHTYISSSWYDHINVSTWNYEAVQIHGKVEIMDHDELYTHLDKLTSKYESFQQCPMMVKDMGREFVEKEMKGAFGIKIIPTEIFIKQKLSQNRKENDFNNIITQLEQSDDNARKIAEKMKLIKK; translated from the coding sequence ATGTTTATACCTAAATTATACAAAAGTGAAGATTATAATTTGATGAGAGAGATCATCAGAGAAAATTCTTTTGCTTTACTGATTTCTTCAGTTGATAAGATACGGGCAACTCATTCAATGATGATGCTCAACGAAGACGATCCTGAAAATATTTATATTGAAACTCATATTTCAAGGGCTAATCCCCAGGCAAAAACCTTAAAAAACGGTGATGAAGTTCTTTGTGACTTTTTGGGAGCCCACACTTATATATCCAGCAGCTGGTATGATCATATTAATGTTTCCACCTGGAATTATGAAGCTGTACAGATTCACGGAAAAGTTGAAATAATGGATCATGATGAACTGTATACCCATTTGGATAAATTAACATCTAAATATGAAAGTTTCCAGCAATGTCCGATGATGGTGAAAGATATGGGAAGGGAGTTTGTGGAAAAAGAAATGAAGGGAGCTTTTGGGATTAAAATTATTCCAACTGAGATATTTATTAAACAAAAACTTTCTCAGAACAGAAAAGAAAATGATTTTAACAATATCATCACCCAGCTTGAGCAATCTGATGATAACGCAAGAAAAATTGCGGAGAAAATGAAATTAATAAAAAAATAA
- a CDS encoding MBL fold metallo-hydrolase translates to MKLYPIQCGKFKLDGGAMFGVVPKSLWEKTNPADEKNLIELGTRSLLIEDGKKLILVDCGLGNKQDDKFFGHYSLWGDDTLDKNLKKYGFVKEDITDVFLTHLHFDHCGGAIEWNDDRTGYRPAFKNANFWTNENHWQWATEPNPREKASFLKENIMPMQESGQLNFLPLPTTGNYGFAPDLKMDVIFVDGHTEKQMLPVIQYQEKTIVFAADLIPTAGHINQVYVMGYDTRPLLTLEEKGKFLKQCVDNEYLLFFEHDAHNELASLKMTDKGVRLDETFSFNDVFGY, encoded by the coding sequence ATGAAGTTATATCCAATACAATGTGGAAAATTTAAACTGGACGGCGGTGCCATGTTCGGAGTCGTCCCGAAGAGTCTGTGGGAAAAAACCAACCCGGCAGACGAAAAAAACCTGATCGAATTGGGAACCCGTTCCCTGCTCATTGAAGACGGAAAAAAACTGATCCTTGTAGACTGCGGTCTTGGCAATAAACAGGATGATAAATTTTTCGGTCACTACTCTCTTTGGGGCGATGATACCCTTGATAAAAATCTTAAAAAATACGGCTTTGTAAAGGAAGATATTACGGATGTGTTCCTTACACACCTCCACTTCGACCACTGTGGGGGCGCTATAGAATGGAACGATGACAGAACCGGATACAGACCGGCTTTTAAAAATGCCAACTTCTGGACGAATGAAAACCACTGGCAGTGGGCAACAGAACCTAATCCAAGAGAAAAAGCAAGCTTCCTGAAGGAAAATATTATGCCGATGCAGGAAAGTGGACAGCTTAACTTTTTGCCTCTTCCTACCACCGGAAACTACGGTTTTGCACCGGATCTTAAAATGGATGTGATTTTTGTAGACGGCCACACAGAAAAGCAAATGCTCCCGGTAATTCAATACCAGGAAAAAACTATTGTTTTTGCAGCCGATCTTATTCCTACAGCAGGACATATCAACCAGGTATATGTGATGGGATATGACACCAGACCTCTTTTAACACTGGAAGAAAAAGGAAAATTCCTTAAGCAGTGTGTAGATAATGAATACTTATTGTTCTTTGAACATGATGCCCACAATGAACTTGCAAGTTTGAAAATGACCGATAAAGGGGTAAGACTTGATGAGACATTCAGCTTTAATGATGTTTTTGGATATTAA